DNA from Etheostoma spectabile isolate EspeVRDwgs_2016 unplaced genomic scaffold, UIUC_Espe_1.0 scaffold00006399, whole genome shotgun sequence:
TGCTCATTTGAGGGACGTTAGACTTTCTTCAGTCgaaaaatgatcttttaaattgacaaacatcATGTGTAATCCTTGGCTCTATGGCAATATGTTTAAATCGCAAAGATATTGTATCATGGAAttagtatcgtgatgatatcgtatcgggaggtgTCTGCTGATTCCCCTCTCCCTAATTGGGGACAGCAGTAGAGCTGCACAATAGATTGCAATTTTAGtgaaattgcaatatggactagtgcaatattcAAATCACGAATCGCAGTCTCAGTATCAGTCAAGATAATtccaattagatattttcctcatatcgtgcaaaAGCCGTAGTGCGGTGTAGATGTAgcctcaaacacaaaaacatgacatatataaatatacaaacaTATATAACAAATACACATTGAGTTTGAAGATATAATCAGTCAAACCCTCATCATCAGCATCAGAAACCCACCAGCTGCTCCTACCTTGGTCCCATTATCTCCCCCAGTTTAACCAGTCctcaccagtgtgtgtgtgtgtgtgtgtgtttatgtgtgtgtgtgtgtgtgtgtgtgtgtgtggtgtgtgtgtgtgtgtgtgtgtgtgtgtgtgtgtctcaggggGGTTCTCAGCTGTGCGGCGAGGTCTTACGGCTCTCTCTCAGGATGCCGTCCAGGCCGTTGAGCTGGCGGAGGAAGCCCCGGTTGGGGATGACGCCCCGGTGGTCCTTCACCGTCTTGATGGCCTCGACCAGGGTCAGGTTCTGCCTGATCATCAGGTAGGCCAGCACCAGGGTGGCGGAGCGGCTCACTCCCACGGTGCAGTGGACCAGCACCTtacctagacacacacacacatgcacacacacacacgcacacacacacacacacacacacgcacacacacatacgcatacacacgcatacacacacacacacacacacacacacacacacgcatactcataaacacacacgcatacacacgcacattcacacacacacgcacgcacaggtGGGTTTAgggtctggttttgaacaggtgggtttagggtctggttttgaacaggtgggtttagggtctggttttgaacaggtgggtttggggtctggttttgaacaggtgggtttagggtctggttttgaacaggtgggtttagggtctggttttgaacaggtgggtttgagtctggttttgaacaggtgggtttagggtctggttttgaacaggtgggttttgaatctggttttgaacaggtgggttttgagtctggttttgaacaggtgggttttgagtctggttttgaacaggtgggttttgagtctggttttgaacaggtgggtttagggtctggttttgaacaggtgggttttgagtctggttttgaacaggtgggtttagggtctggttttgaacaggtgggtttagggtctggttttgaacaggtgggtttagggtctggttttgaacaggtgggttttgagtctggttttgaacaggtgggttttgagtctggttttgaacaggtgggttttgagtctggttttgaacaggtgggtttagggtctggttttgaacaggagGGTTTAgggtctggttttgaacaggtgggtttagggtctggttttgaacaggtgggttagggtctggttttgaacaggtgggtttagggtctggttttgaacaggtgggttttgagtctagttttgaacaggtgggttttgagtctggttttgaacaggtgggttttgagtctagttttgaacaggtgggttttgagtctagttttgaacaggtgggttttgagtctggttttgaacaggtgggttttgagtctagttttgaacaggtgggttttgagtctggttttgaaccatacatagagattggcatgggatactttccataaaatcatctctcaatgcaaatcaaaccggctattagtcaaactgaaataaaaccagaaaattggtgtccttaaaggttggattttacctcttttcttaattaaggcattaagataaattcccaaaacatgattttttttattcctctttttagtcaacttaagcatgggcatgtaaactcaTGAGCTGTATTCTGTATCTATTCATCAATAACCCCCAGAAATCCTGCTGCCTGGACTGTCTTTCCCTTGTTGCCACTCCCCCGACACAGGGACTAACCTCCACCCGTGAGGGCTTTGTGGATGAACTCAGCAGCCGGGTAGAAGTTGACGCTCATGTCGAAGGTGGGGGAGTCGTGGGCCTCGATGCCGTGGTAGGTGATGTTCATGCCGAAGTAATACTCTGCCCCGCTGCGCCACTTGCTCTGGGCACAGTTGAGGATGTGCGTGATGCCGAGTTTGGCCAGCTCACGCCGGTCTGATGCGATCTCTCTGCAGAGaaaaggagatttttttttttacaacctagTATACGTCCGATTGTTACTAACATGTCAGTGCGATTTATATGTTGAAGTTACACCTACTTTTAAAAGTGACATTAACAAAAGGTAGCTGGAGCGCGCCTAACTTCACATTAGTGCTCCATTGTTCatgtttttgcttaaaaaatgcTTTTCAAACATGTTAGTATAGTTTATTTATCCCTATGCGTTCTATTTTGTGTCATATTAATTTCTGTATGacccctctctgtcttttttcccACATgttcaatcaaccaatcaatcaaaatgCTCTTGAATGCTGAATGAGTTGTTTCCAAGAAACTCATGAACATTATATTTAAAGAGCTTCTTTTGCAggattctttgtggagaaactcagttttactgATAGTAAATACACTGCAATTACATTGGCTTCTCCAGCCTTAACAACCACTTACAGTGCACAGATCTGAGAATAAATCAACAAATCGATTAGTCTACAAAATCTTATGAGTTTCAGTCGTCTAACAATTTTTCAAGGACAAACCTTCATATCATGACATACATAACGCAAGCTGTAACTAATATTTAACAACAATCAActaatacattattatatagtattatatataaAGCCCCGTGCATGATATAAAGTAGCTTCAACTATGCATCAATAATAACATtctattggtacttttactataaatactataaactattaatactttaagtagcctatattttaatttaaagtagAAAATACCTATGTACATTTACTTAGGTAAAACTTTGAATGCAACACTTCTACTTCAGTAATGattactgtgtgtttgtgtgtgtgtgtgtgtgtgtgtgtgtgttgctttgtgCTTATTTTTGTAAACTTACTGATCTCCAATATAGAGTCTTGGCCACACTTCGTCGGCATGGTTACAGGCAGTTTTGCCCGTGCACAGGAGTCTCTCGAGCTCGGACACGGTCAGGGTCGGGGACACGCGCTCCGAGTCTTTTCGGTTCGGCGACCTGGAGCTGCTCCGGGACCGGGAGAACCGGGACATGAACGCCatttaatctgaaaaaaaataacaattagcGCTTTATTATCGCATGAAATATTAAagcaattaataaataatagcTAGCCCTAGAAAACTAGAATCAAATGAAATCGAATaaagggaaattacatttttttgttattatcattttaaGATTAGGCTATATGAAAATTTTAACCTGTAGCTTTATTTTGGTGACGGTTGGCTGCCTCTCTGTGATTGAAActacaaaaaaagtgaaataaaacatgCAGGCCGTCTTTCCCCCGAGGTTGTTGTATTCATAGACATATTAAGTCATTATatatctttatatgtctatggttgTATTCACCTGTGTGTTTTATTCGGAGTCTCAGCGGTGATACAGGGCGAGCTGCTCCGCGGCCATGTTGACTCATTTATTTACGATGGGATGATGACTGGGCTGCTGCTGAGCATCCACCACCTACACACATCTTCAGCTCCGACCTCCGCTTCCCTCAGCTCCAACCGCCGCTTCCCTCAGCTCCGACCGCCGCTTCCCTCAGCTCCAACCGCCGCTTCCCTAAGCTACAACCGCCGCTTCCCTCAGCTCCAACCGCCGCCTCCCACAGCTCCGACCGCCGCTTCCCTCAGCTCCAACCGCCGCTTCCCTGAGCTCCAACGGCCGCTTCCCACAGCTCCGACCTCCGCCTCCCTCAGCTCCAACCGCCGCCTCCCTCAGCTCCAACCGCCGCTTCCCTGAGCTCCAACCGCCGCTTCCCTCAGCTCCAACCGCCGCTTCTCTCAGCTCCAACCGCCGCTTCCCTCAGCTCCGACCTCCGCCTCCCTCAGCTCCAACCGCCGCCTCCTTCAGCTCCAACCACCGCTTCCCTCAGCTCCAACCGCCGCTTCCCTGAGCTCCAACCGCCGCTTCCCTGAGCTCCAACCGCCGCTTCCCTCAGCTCCAACCGCCGCTTCTCTCAGCTCCAACCTCCGCTTCTCTCAGCTCCAACGGCCGCTTCCCTCAGTTCCAACGGCCGCTTCCCTCAGCTCCAACCGCCGCTTCCCTCAGCTCCAACCGCCGCTTCTCTCAGCTCCAACCGCCGCTTCCCTCAGCTCCAACCTCCGCTTCTCTCAGCTCCAACGGCCGCTTCCCTCAGTTCCAACGGCCGCTTCCCTCAGCTCCAACCGCCGCTTACCTCAGCTCCAACGGCCGCTTCCCTCAGCTCCAACGGCCGCTTCCCTCAGCTCCAACCGCCGCTTACCTCAGCTCCAACGGCCGCTTCCCTCAGCTCCAACGGCCGCTTCCCTCAGCTCCAACGGCCGCTTCCCACAGCTCCAACCGCCGCTTCCCACAGCGCCAACAGCCGCTTCCCTCAGCTCCAACGGCCGCTTCCCACAGCTCCAACCGCCGCTTCCCACAGCGCCAACAGCCGCTTCCCTCAGCTCCAACCGCCGCTTCCCTCAGCTCCAACCGCCGCTCTTCAGCACCATCTTCTCAACAAGTCCTCATCAAGGCTCATATATTAACTCCAAAAAGCATGGCGGCTCCCGCTTTAAAACGACATCTATGCTGCTGTGTTCATCCTTCGCCGCTTCATGTGCGTTATATGTTTTCAGTCCGCTGAAATCATCGCGGTTATTTGgttttatatttaattgttAATGAAGTCTACGTGACGTTCGTGTTCAGGCAGCTAAAAAAATACGAATCCCACCATGGCCCCGCCAACACCCGCGCCCCTTCAAAGCAACGTGATTGGTTGGGATTCAGATTAGGGTTACGTGATTGGTCAGGGTATAGGCGCTGTAAATTGGGACAGCAGTCCTGGTAGAGCGGTCCCCTTCCAagtggaaggttggtggttcgatccccggcCCTGCGGTCCAATTTCTTATCATCCATGGAGGGTGGTTCCTGTACTTTGAGCAGTCCTTGAGACTGAGAAATcacattttaatgtaaatgtacactACTGCTGGCCAATAGTAATGTGTAAATGCGAGTGAAGGGCGCCATCTTCCGGTCAGATTTGAGAAATCAGAGAGAagtaaacatgaaaaaatacacagtttaataaaagtatgttttacacgTGTATCAATGTAAACTATTTTATTGTTATAAAACCACATAATggagaaattaaataaacaaaaataaggttaaaaaaaatgcatgacatattttttataatttaaattttttaataaatgtacagtctatgctttaacccttgtgttgtcttcccgtcagccatgtttttttcaacactattagcactttttctgacatttttgacactttttcagtgttgtgggtgctttttttgatgttcttTCCAAAGTTaattgatatttctaatgttgacattttcagtgcttatttCAAAGACCCTTtgttgtgataaaaaaactgaaaactggattcttttttatttaaattttttaataaatatacagtctatgcttgaaatcgttcaaatttgacccaaggaaaaCAAGAGggttatttttaaacacaattattaTGAAATACGATAaagtacttgttttttttccgctTTGGCGGAGCTTTAGACGAAGGACTTGAAGGCATCACGACATGGGCCGAGCTTCGGAGGAAGAACGTGAACGCAACATGACGTAAAAATCTTGCGACGCACGTGCGAGTGAAGCGAGGACGGAGCAGAGATGGCTGCCGAGAGGCTTCAGTTCCACGAGATGGGCTTAGACGACCGTCTTTTAAAGGTAACGAACCGTCCGACATTAACCGTTAACGTCAAATAAAGCGCACGTGAAGCGTCAACCGTTCCGCTGAAGAGTAGGAACCGAAGAGACGTGACGGAAACTCGACGTAAACACAGGAGGACGTCCTCATCCTCGTGTAACGTAATACGGATGTAACCCAGCGTTACTTAAAATGAAGTTATTTGCTCCTCTAGCAACGGAGGGACCAGTTTTAAGTGACACATATTCGATAAACGTCCCTAAAATATCCatagatgaataaaaaaaactaaaaaactaaccCTATCTACCTTGTAGACCAAC
Protein-coding regions in this window:
- the dusp26 gene encoding dual specificity protein phosphatase 26 → MAFMSRFSRSRSSSRSPNRKDSERVSPTLTVSELERLLCTGKTACNHADEVWPRLYIGDQEIASDRRELAKLGITHILNCAQSKWRSGAEYYFGMNITYHGIEAHDSPTFDMSVNFYPAAEFIHKALTGGGKVLVHCTVGVSRSATLVLAYLMIRQNLTLVEAIKTVKDHRGVIPNRGFLRQLNGLDGILRESRKTSPHS